A portion of the Fulvia fulva chromosome 1, complete sequence genome contains these proteins:
- a CDS encoding Mitochondrial metal transporter 2: MPPLLPSQLARFTRCSAGPRLKVQHRVLLTVASASVSSHRRIPRSAPLRPSPRSPYQCSHIVHRIRTPTASSTPTAMASQTTQKRTHTGHSHGEHHHHHHHHHDNTYLTSTNKSDPGVRITRIGLYVNLGMAVGKGVGGYVFNSQALTADAVHALSDLISDFMTLATISYSLKPATTRFPLGYGKVESLGALAVSGILLSGGVMIGLQAVMALSQQFFPHIFELLSHTGIFEHAQNHGHDHGHMHLGPNINAAWLAAGSIVVKEWLYRATMKVAKEKRSSVLSSNAYHHRVDSLTAFVALFTIVASHFLESARWLDPVGGLIISGMIVQAGWGNTKSALYELADVGMDDEAREGAEKALETLLVGSDAKIRGVQGIKSGQNLMFEIEAEVPEDWSVPHSNDLEVEIRDAVQQAVRGTRRVNVRFVTKATSHAAFEDQFTKEDRATIEEGQHEDHDHDHDHSHGQSNGHTEKRK, translated from the exons ATGCCGCCGCTGCTGCCGTCGCAACTGGCACGTTTCACTCGATGTAGCGCAGGCCCCCGTCTCAAGGTCCAACACCGCGTGCTGCTTACTGTCGCCAGTGCCAGCGTGTCCTCCCACCGCCGCATCCCTCGCTCTGCACCACTGCGCCCGAGCCCCCGATCCCCCTACCAGTGCTCTCACATTGTGCACCGCATCAGGACACCCACCGCTTCGAGTACACCGACAGCCATGGCGTCGCAGACTACGCAGAAGAGGACGCATACGGGCCACTCGCATGGCGaacaccaccaccaccaccaccaccaccatgACAATACCTACCTCACCAGCACAAACAAGAGCGACCCGGGCGTGCGCATCACACGCATCGGGCTGTATGTCAACCTGGGCATGGCAGTAGGCAAAGGAGTGGGCGGTTATGTCTTCAACTCGCAAGC CTTGACAGCCGATGCCGTCCACGCGCTATCGGACTTGATCTCTGACTTCATGACCCTGGCAACCATATCCTACTCGCTCAAGCCAGCGACCACCCGCTTCCCGCTGGGCTACGGCAAGGTGGAGTCGCTGGGCGCTCTTGCCGTCTCGGGCATCCTGCTATCTGGTGGTGTCATGATCGGCCTGCAGGCAGTCATGGCGCTGAGCCAGCAATTCTTCCCGCACATCTTCGAGCTACTCTCGCACACTGGCATCTTTGAGCATGCCCAAAACCACGGCCACGACCACGGCCACATGCATCTCGGCCCAAACATCAATGCAGCCTGGCTCGCGGCTGGTAGCATCGTGGTCAAAGAATGGCTGTACAGGGCGACGATGAAGGTCGCCAAGGAGAAGCGCAGCAGTGTGCTTTCTAGCAACGCCTACCATCATCGCGTGGACAGCTTGACCGCTTTCGTTGCGCTTTTCACCATTGTCGCCAGTCACTTCTTGGAAAGCGCGCGATGGCTCGATCCTGTTG GTGGGCTAATCATTTCCGGCATGATCGTACAGGCAGGCTGGGGCAACACCAAGTCAGCGTTGTACGAGCTCGCGGATGTTGGCATGGATGATGAAGCTAGAGAAGGTGCTGAGAAGGCTTTGGAGACTCTCCTAGTTGGCAGCGATGCCAAGATCCGTGGCGTGCAAGGCATCAAAAGCGGACAGAACCTGATGTTCGAGATCGAG GCTGAGGTGCCTGAAGACTGGTCGGTCCCTCATTCCAACGACTTGGAAGTTGAGATTAGAGACGCCGTCCAACAGGCCGTTCGAGGAACACGGCGTGTCAACGTCAGATTCGTGACCAAGGCGACAAGCCACGCAGCTTTTGAGGACCAATTTACCAAGGAGGATCGGGCAACAATAGAGGAAGGGCAGCACGAAGACCACGACCACGATCATGACCACAGTCATGGTCAATCGAACGGCCATACGGAGAAGCGCAAGTGA
- a CDS encoding putative sucrose utilization protein SUC1, with the protein MLISTLPGPVEVSISSRGHSTTRTMPEASSSSTPAVKRACDACHRRKVRCIGDGTRPCKNCTSAGLTCTYNAIPQKKGPKGSRAKVISELRETQRQSQLAAKRNGWDLDSPVHSPADLKKAGLLSVEMMTACVDYFFANLYPTQPILHRQRVGEVIGQMETSIEAYCLVVSLCAYMMIQPNMIIPPEAFNGLDIPPQPSFQLGHTLLQEALRVRKGYNYIESPSVWSVITSFFFFGSYFCLDRHNTAWFHLREATTLAQIMGMHEEATYRTTDIIESSRRRRLYWLLFVTERAYALQQHKPLTLHATINLPTLDEDPAETVELNGFIHLVNLFRPFDDTFVGLWNKARVGCMTEWLARLQQQLSEALPGYLQCTESQAVDLRTSQQWLRTMVWQLSIRHGCLSSAASDNAMSFQFPIEVSRDLVSSAQQFTQPAMEIHGIGLIEKLFDVACTLTDVMSVIPHEQYTFEFGPRDYLNQLMTLISTLRGGQQRYLPLLMQKINDTMPNTSGYTIPAIPPTLRSEEAYDANSSAPNSSESTPFGSPLSAGVQPFSSYMDPVVSSGMHFGSGAISAPTSMYGDALSQLAASHALSGDHKYESSG; encoded by the coding sequence ATGCTGATCTCCACTTTACCAGGCCCAGTGGAGGTGTCTATCTCCTCTCGCGGGCATAGCACCACTAGGACCATGCCTGAGGCCTCCTCTTCATCTACACCGGCCGTGAAGAGGGCATGTGATGCCTGCCATCGACGTAAGGTCAGGTGCATCGGAGATGGCACACGGCCTTGTAAGAACTGCACATCTGCTGGTCTGACGTGCACGTACAACGCCATACCTCAGAAGAAAGGGCCAAAGGGAAGCAGGGCCAAGGTCATATCGGAGCTGAGAGAGACGCAGCGACAGTCCCAGCTTGCTGCTAAGCGCAATGGATGGGATCTGGATAGCCCAGTGCATTCACCGGCGGACCTCAAGAAGGCTGGCCTCCTTTCCGTGGAGATGATGACGGCCTGCGTTGACTACTTCTTCGCCAACCTCTACCCGACGCAGCCGATATTGCATCGCCAGAGAGTGGGCGAGGTCATCGGCCAAATGGAAACCAGCATCGAGGCATACTGTCTAGTTGTCTCCTTGTGTGCGTACATGATGATTCAGCCAAACATGATAATTCCGCCTGAAGCATTCAATGGCTTGGACATACCACCACAACCCAGCTTCCAGCTCGGACATACGCTGTTACAAGAGGCGCTACGAGTGCGCAAAGGATACAACTACATCGAGAGCCCGAGTGTCTGGAGCGTCATTACATCTTTCTTCTTCTTCGGAAGCTATTTCTGCCTAGATCGACACAATACCGCGTGGTTCCACCTCAGGGAAGCCACAACCCTCGCCCAAATCATGGGCATGCACGAAGAAGCGACCTATCGCACGACAGATATAATTGAGAGCTCCAGGCGGCGGCGTCTGTATTGGCTCCTCTTCGTGACCGAGCGAGCTTACGCACTTCAGCAACACAAGCCCCTCACTCTTCACGCGACCATCAACCTTCCAACACTTGACGAGGATCCTGCCGAAACAGTGGAGCTGAATGGCTTCATTCACCTTGTGAATCTCTTCCGTCCTTTCGACGACACATTCGTGGGCTTGTGGAACAAAGCGCGAGTCGGGTGTATGACAGAATGGTTGGCGCGATTGCAACAGCAATTATCGGAGGCGTTACCTGGATATCTGCAATGTACAGAGAGCCAAGCGGTCGATCTCCGCACTTCGCAACAATGGCTACGGACTATGGTGTGGCAACTCTCCATCAGACATGGTTGTCTGTCTTCAGCGGCGTCTGACAACGCCATGAGCTTCCAGTTTCCGATCGAAGTTTCACGCGATCTGGTCTCATCGGCGCAGCAGTTCACTCAACCAGCGATGGAAATCCATGGCATTGGACTGATAGAGAAACTGTTCGATGTGGCTTGCACATTGACAGACGTTATGTCCGTGATACCTCACGAGCAGTACACTTTCGAGTTCGGGCCCAGGGATTATCTGAACCAGTTGATGACGCTCATATCGACGCTTCGAGGTGGACAGCAACGCTACCTGCCGCTCTTGATGCAGAAGATCAACGATACCATGCCAAACACTTCTGGATATACTATTCCTGCAATCCCGCCGACCTTACGATCGGAAGAGGCATATGACGCCAACAGCAGCGCGCCAAACAGCAGCGAATCCACGCCCTTCGGAAGCCCTCTTTCGGCAGGTGTTCAACCATTCAGTAGCTACATGGACCCTGTAGTGAGCAGTGGCATGCACTTCGGATCGGGAGCCATCTCTGCGCCCACTTCAATGTATGGCGATGCGCTTTCGCAGCTTGCAGCGTCTCATGCATTATCTGGCGACCACAAGTACGAGTCGAGCGGCTGA
- a CDS encoding Phosphatase DCR2 produces MARRIIRTLAQIGAFAALLCLLVFIADSRYRVLPASIHGHLPSHHAGSVITDVTIAFCSSANPFSNCRLDPDKWSRVEKDLYLGSGWVNKAYLHVQRKKEEELTTEDKVLIGIKVSRIQPEVGDKEEAKESWESRPGGIFILRSSKRHDSDTDKAITALDVLFGPDAVDPRPNWQVAQTPLLLDAADGGRSARLSVRHGRPKVDHKPPTPRVGKDGKFKILQVSDAHLSTGLGACRDAIGEGDKPSTKCEADPRTLEFIETILDDEKPDLVVLSGDQTEGPAAPDTQSAIFKMIAPLVERAIPYAAIFGNHDDEGTRSLPRKTQMALLQTLPHSLSEAGPDNIEGVGNYYVEVLAHSSQHSALTLYMLDTHSLTPDEKRFKGYDWLKPGQIDWFRNTAQGLKKEHAKYSHIHMDMAFIHIPLPEYADRSNSIAGGKWKEGVTAPTYNSHFYDALAEEGVVAVGCGHDHVNDYCALRPHKVARDEYSEQHPSHDKKAKLGPWMCYAGGSGFGGYAGYGGFHRRVRVWEVDTNAGRLTTWKRVECCGAESKKQIDEMTLVEGGSVIAP; encoded by the exons ATGGCCAGGCGCATT ATCCGCACCCTCGCCCAGATCGGCGCATTTGCTGCGCTGTTGTGTCTGCTGGTCTTTATCGCCGACTCCCGATATCGCGTGCTCCCTGCCTCCATCCACGGCCACCTACCTTCGCACCATGCCGGCTCCGTCATCACCGATGTCACGATAGCCTTCTGCTCCTCCGCAAACCCATTCTCCAACTGTCGCTTGGACCCGGACAAGTGGAGTCGGGTAGAGAAGGACCTGTATCTGGGCAGTGGCTGGGTCAACAAGGCTTACCTGCACGTGCAGCGCAAGAAGGAGGAAGAGCTCACTACTGAAGACAAGGTCTTGATCGGCATCAAAGTGAGCAGGATACAGCCCGAGGTGGGCGACAAGGAAGAGGCCAAGGAGTCCTGGGAGAGCAGGCCGGGGGGCATTTTCATTCTTCGCAGCAGTAAAAGACACGATAGCGACACCGACAAGGCCATTACCGCCCTTGATGTTCTGTTTGGTCCGGATGCTGTCGACCCAAGGCCCAATTGGCAAGTCGCGCAGACACCGCTTCTCCTTGACGCCGCAGACGGAGGCCGTTCTGCGAGATTGAGCGTCCGCCACGGCAGGCCCAAGGTTGACCACAAACCGCCGACGCCTCGCGTAGGCAAGGATGGCAAGTTCAAGATATTACAGGTGTCCGATGCCCACTTATCAACCGGTCTGGGTGCCTGTCGAGATGCTATTGGCGAGGGTGACAAGCCAAGCACGAAATGCGAGGCAGATCCTCGTACGTTGGAGTTCATTGAAACGATATTGGACGACGAAAAGCCCGACTTGGTCGTCCTCTCCGGTGATCAGACAGAGGGTCCTGCAGCGCCAGATACACAGAGCGCTATCTTCAAGATGATTGCGCCACTCGTTGAACGCGCCATCCCTTACGCTGCTATATTCGGCAATCACGATGATGAAGGCACCCGTTCCCTCCCGAGAAAGACACAGATGGCTCTTCTACAGACACTCCCTCATAGTCTGAGTGAAGCCGGACCGGACAACATCGAAGGTGTAGGCAACTACTATGTTGAGGTACTCGCACATTCGTCTCAGCACTCAGCCCTGACTCTATACATGCTCGACACTCATTCCCTAACGCCGGATGAGAAACGCTTCAAAGGCTACGACTGGCTCAAGCCTGGGCAGATCGACTGGTTCCGCAACACTGCGCAGGGTCTCAAGAAGGAGCATGCCAAATACAGCCACATCCACATGGATATGGCTTTCATTCACATACCGCTCCCGGAATACGCAGACCGCAGTAACTCAATTGCGGGCGGGAAATGGAAAGAAGGCGTCACGGCACCGACCTACAACAGTCACTTTTACGATGCTTTGGCTGAAGAAGGCGTCGTGGCCGTTGGCTGTGGTCACGACCACGTAAACGATTACTGCGCCTTGCGTCCTCACAAAGTCGCTCGTGATGAGTATTCTGAGCAGCACCCTTCACATGACAAGAAAGCAAAGCTTGGTCCATGGATGTGCTATGCTGGGGGCTCGGGCTTCGGAGGGTACGCAGGCTATGGCGGCTTCCATAGGCGAGTCCGGGTGTGGGAGGTGGACACCAATGCTGGACGACTGACTACCTGGAAACGCGTCGAGTGTTGTGGTGCAGAGAGCAAGAAGCAAATTGACGAAATGACTTTGGTGGAGGGAGGGAGCGTGATTGCACCTTGA
- a CDS encoding tRNA (adenine(58)-N(1))-methyltransferase TrmI: protein MRLLRPWHLATRPQYAAQKRHISDLRPFAEGDLVLLRQKQDRSAPPILTRPLQAGRRIEGHRGVIKHDDIIGSRVRDLVTSSTTKSTKAGTEYRLHNVTLEDYVRLSKRLVTPIYPADARLIVDLLDMYPDHHLPPHHDDHDTTKLEILEAGTGHGSLTLHLSRAIHGFNASIDFPTDDQSDSLSRQWKTKRHAILHTIDVSPKFSAHAQLVVGGFRQGIYARNVDFHVGDVSEKLCELRRARPNAQFVSHAFLDLPAAEGHLAAVASALRVDGTLIVFNPSITQINSCATKIKDQRVPLDLEKVVELGVNGSSGGREWDVRFVRPRSTLKAEMEAGPEAEAENGQGSKSGLQGSDGSIISDLRASVSMADDKWSMVCRPKVGDRITGGGFLGVWKKRRTLVDAATPAEGQESAN, encoded by the coding sequence ATGCGACTGCTGAGACCGTGGCATCTTGCTACGCGACCCCAATATGCAGCCCAGAAACGACATATAAGCGACCTGCGCCCCTTTGCAGAGGGCGACTTGGTCCTCCTCCGACAGAAGCAAGATCGGTCCGCGCCACCGATCTTGACGCGGCCTCTGCAAGCGGGAAGACGCATCGAGGGCCATCGGGGAGTTATCAAGCACGATGACATTATAGGGAGCAGAGTTCGCGATCTGGTCACGTCGAGCACCACCAAATCAACCAAGGCAGGCACTGAATATAGGCTGCACAATGTCACGCTCGAAGACTACGTGCGATTGAGCAAAAGGCTCGTCACGCCTATCTATCCAGCAGATGCGCGTCTCATAGTAGATCTCCTGGATATGTACCCTGACCACCATCTTCCGCCGCACCATGACGACCACGATACGACAAAGCTAGAAATCTTGGAAGCTGGTACTGGCCATGGATCGTTGACCCTACACCTCAGTCGTGCCATACATGGGTTCAACGCGAGTATTGACTTTCCGACCGACGACCAGTCGGATTCTCTTTCTCGGCAGTGGAAGACAAAGCGCCATGCTATTCTCCATACCATCGACGTTTCGCCCAAGTTCTCTGCACATGCCCAGCTTGTAGTGGGAGGCTTTCGTCAGGGCATATATGCCAGGAATGTCGACTTCCACGTTGGTGACGTGAGTGAGAAGCTATGCGAGCTCCGTCGAGCAAGACCGAACGCGCAATTTGTGTCTCATGCATTTCTCGACTTGCCAGCAGCGGAAGGCCATTTGGCAGCTGTTGCCTCTGCACTGCGAGTCGACGGCACGCTGATTGTCTTCAATCCTTCCATCACACAGATCAATTCATGCGCAACCAAAATCAAAGACCAGCGGGTGCCCCTCGATCTGGAAAAGGTTGTTGAGCTGGGCGTCAATGGTTCAAGCGGTGGACGAGAGTGGGATGTGCGTTTTGTACGGCCTCGATCCACCCTAAAGGCAGAAATGGAGGCAGGGCCAGAAGCAGAGGCAGAGAACGGGCAGGGGTCGAAGAGTGGCCTTCAAGGCAGTGATGGCTCAATTATCTCTGACCTACGAGCATCTGTGTCCATGGCCGACGACAAGTGGTCAATGGTGTGTCGCCCAAAGGTAGGCGATCGGATCACAGGAGGTGGTTTCTTGGGCGTGTGGAAGAAGAGACGCACTTTAGTAGATGCTGCCACGCCGGCGGAGGGGCAGGAGAGTGCCAACTGA
- a CDS encoding Oxidoreductase NAD-binding domain-containing protein 1 yields MPSIARRACLTRLMISPAVARRSMATVRSALPHEQRTQAEPRESVLEPVILANIKDVNDNIRLLRLNAVDAAHTIKFLPGQWIDTFIPGLTSAGGFTITSTPSQARPSNHYPPFLELAIQKSANPPAKWLWRPEDEILGSQLVVRVGGSFTYPPPRLDVRQVDRLVFVAGGVGINPLISIFSQLLRNHPSTRPREMHFLYATKADSELDTQKILFLPRLMDLVAAVADPNVTLSLFVTGTGDSGAIEHGRLPNRTFGRRLREEDLRSAIDGHKQNVFGAQHDRQRTLCYVCGPPSMTDEIVQFLSREEGMSEARVLCEKWW; encoded by the exons ATGCCATCAATTGCACGGCGAGCTTGCTTGACGCGGCTAATGATCAGTCCCGCAGTCGCACGTAGGAGTATGGCGACAGTACGGTCTGCCTTGCCGCACGAACAGAGAACGCAGGCCGAGCCGCGGGAGAGCGTGCTTGAACCAGTGATATTGGCGAACATAAAAGACGTCAACGACAATATCAGGCTCTTGCGACTGAATGCAGTAGATGCAGCCCATACGATCAAG TTCCTGCCCGGACAATGGATCGACACCTTCATTCCTGGGCTAACATCCGCAGGCGGCTTTACCATAACCTCGACCCCCAGCCAAGCTAGACCCTCCAATCACTATCCGCCTTTCCTAGAGCTCGCGATACAGAAGAGCGCCAACCCACCAGCGAAATGGTTATGGCGACCTGAAGACGAGATCCTCGGCAGTCAGCTCGTGGTCCGCGTCGGCGGCTCATTCACATATCCCCCTCCCAGGCTCGACGTCAGGCAGGTAGACCGGCTGGTCTTCGTGGCCGGAGGCGTCGGCATCAACCCTCTGATATCCATCTTTTCCCAGCTGCTCAGAAATCATCCAAGCACCCGGCCGCGAGAGATGCATTTCCTCTACGCCACCAAAGCAGACTCTGAGCTTGATACACAGAAGATTCTGTTCCTGCCTCGACTTATGGACCTGGTGGCGGCAGTGGCAGATCCCAACGTCACGTTGAGCCTTTTTGTGACCGGTACTGGCGATAGCGGCGCCATTGAGCATGGCAGACTTCCAAACCGTACCTTCGGCAGACGACTACGTGAGGAAGATCTTCGCAGTGCCATCGATGGTCATAAGCAGAATGTGTTTGGTGCCCAGCACGATCGACAGAGAACGCTTTGCTATGTTTGTGGTCCGCCGAGCATGACCGACGAGATTGTGCAGTTCCTGAGCAGAGAAGAAGGCATGTCCGAGGCGAGGGTCTTGTGCGAAAAGTGGTGGTGA
- a CDS encoding tRNA N6-adenosine threonylcarbamoyltransferase, mitochondrial, protein MFPFIVHRCVTYIRAHVHLFSLHHSLATLLPSGLMPSRLWHRNAACSLSHHHHFRRSARWTARPTPPLTPAPCSHAHSHTCIHVPGTSARLLTTLAIETSCDDTAVAVAEQALSGQLKVHFHEKITANNDAYNGIHPLVALQSHQSNLASLVQKALGCSPRPDFVAATRGPGMRSNLSVGLDTAKGLALGLDVPFLGIHHMQAHALTPRLVTAMLDSKRSNAAIEPQYPFLTVLASGGHTMLLSSIGLTEHAILAETQDIALGDYLDKAARAIVPQASLETPYGKALEDFAFPHGSRDYRYTPPARRQNELQARKSTWGWALRPPFAESKGGEKTSRRMAFSFAGLLSSVERFLARSIDANGRLTDELREAEDVSLEERRDLAHETQRLAFEHLASRILLYLSNVDATKVSTVVVSGGVASNLFLRHVLRAMLDARGFTYIDCAFPPIALCTDNALMIAWAALEMWHAGYRSSLDIQPIRKWSMDSRAGDGGVLGVGGWIKAATSGGHQCPE, encoded by the exons ATGTTCCCGTTCATAGTGCACCGCTGCGTCACATACATACGTGCACATGTACATCTCTTCTCCCTCCATCATTCACTTGCCACCCTCCTGCCTTCAGGTTTGATGCCATCGCGACTGTGGCATCGCAACGCCGCCTGCTCGCTCAGCCACCACCACCACTTCAGACGCTCAGCGAGGTGGACGGCACGCCCTACACCTCCCCTTACACCTGCACCCTGCTCCCACGCCCATTCACATACATGTATACATGTCCCGGGCACATCTGCTCGACTTCTGACGACTCTTGCCATCGAAACGTCCTGCGATGACACTGCAGTGGCAGTTGCCGAACAGGCGCTCTCGGGCCAGTTGAAAGTGCACTTTCATGAGAAAATCACGGCCAACAATGATGCGTACAATGGCATACACCCTCTGGTCGCGTTGCAGTCCCATCAGTCCAACCTCGCCTCTCTCGTCCAAAAAGCCCTCGGCTGCTCTCCTCGCCCTGACTTTGTGGCTGCCACGCGAGGACCCGGGATGCGCAGCAATCTTTCCGTTGGACTGGACACTGCCAAAGGCCTTGCATTAG GTTTGGATGTGCCCTTCCTGGGCATACATCATATGCAAGCTCACGCATTGACACCGAGGCTGGTCACTGCTATGCTCGACAGCAAACGATCTAATGCTGCAATTGAACCGCAGTATCCTTTCCTGACTGTCTTAGCGAGCGGAGGCCACACCATGCTCTTGAGCTCGATCGGTCTCACAGAACACGCAATCCTGGCAGAGACGCAGGACATCGCTCTTGGAGACTACCTGGACAAAGCTGCTCGGGCCATCGTGCCTCAAGCATCGCTGGAGACTCCCTACGGCAAAGCGTTGGAAGATTTTGCATTTCCACACGGTTCAAGAGACTACAGATACACGCCACCCGCGCGCAGACAGAACGAGCTACAGGCTCGAAAGAGTACATGGGGCTGGGCTCTCCGACCACCTTTTGCAGAAAGTAAGGGTGGCGAGAAAACGTCAAGACGTATGGCCTTCTCCTTTGCGGGACTTCTTTCATCGGTTGAACGCTTTCTGGCACGCAGCATAGATGCCAATGGCCGCCTCACGGACGAATTGCGGGAAGCTGAAGATGTCAGTCTAGAAGAACGTCGCGATCTGGCTCACGAGACTCAGAGGCTGGCGTTTGAACATCTTGCGTCCCGGATTCTACTTTACTTGTCTAATGTGGACGCCACCAAGGTCAGCACGGTAGTCGTCTCTGGTGGAGTAGCGTCTAATCTGTTCTTGCGACATGTTCTACGGGCTATGCTCGACGCTCGTGGCTTCACTTACATAGACTGTGCCTTTCCCCCCATCGCCCTGTGCACCGACAATGCTCTAATGATTGCATGGGCAGCCTTGGAGATGTGGCATGCTGGCTATCGCTCCAGTCTCGATATCCAACCCATTCGCAAATGGAGTATGGACTCGAGGGCAGGGGATGGCGGTGTCTTAGGAGTCGGAGGCTGGATTAAGGCCGCCACTTCTGGAGGCCACCAATGTCCTGAGTAG